Sequence from the Desulfofalx alkaliphila DSM 12257 genome:
CGTTAGGAGGTTGATCTTGTTGACAAGGGGTTTAACATTTGATTATACCAAGGCCCTTAATTTCGTATCCGAGCATGAAATTGAGTTTCTTGAACCTGCAGTTAACACTGCCCACCGGCTATTGCACAGTAAAACAGGTCCGGGGAGTGATTATACCGGCTGGGTAGAATATCCTAAGCAGTATGATAAGGCAGAATTTGAACGCATTAAACTGGCTGCCGAGCAAATTAAAGACCGGTGCGATGCTTTGGTGGTAATTGGTATAGGCGGTTCATATATCGGTGCCAGGTCAGCCCTGGAGATGTTGGGGCACACCTTTTATAACCAGCTGCCCAAGACCAAGAGAAAAACACCGGAAATTTATTATGTGGGCAATAACATCAGCCCGGTATACACCTCACACCTGCTGGAACTGCTGGAAGGGAAAGAGCTTTGTGTCAATATAATTTCAAAATCCGGCACCACCACTGAACCGGCCATTGCCTTTCGTATTTTTAGGGAGCTGCTAACAAAAAGATACGGTAAAAAGGAAGCAAGAAAACGCATTTATGCCACCACCGACAAAGAAAGGGGTGCCTTGAAAAAACTGGCCGCCCAAGAAGGCTACCAAAGTTTTGTTATTCCAGATCAGGTGGGCGGTAGATATTCAGTGCTGACCGCCGTTGGTCTCCTGCCCATTGCAGTTAGCGGGGCGGATATAGACCAAATAATGTCAGGTGCCGCTGATGCCATGGATGCCTTTGGCAGTGCATCAATTGCCCAAAACTATGCCTACCAATATGCAGCGGTGCGCAAGCTTCTTTACCAAAAAGGCAAGACCATTGAACTGATGGTTAACTACGAACCTTCCTTGCATTACTTCTCTGAATGGTGGAAGCAGCTATTTGGCGAAAGCGAGGGCAAGGACGGCAAGGGGATTTTCCCTGCATCGGTCAACTTCTCCACCGATCTTCATTCCATGGGGCAATATATACAAGACGGAAGGCGCAACATCTTTGAAACGGTAATCCATGTCCAGGAGCCCCCACAGGATTTGGAAATAATGGAGGATGAAGAAGACATAGACGGGCTGAACTTTTTGACAGGCAAAACAATGGATTATGTAAACAAGAAAGCCTTTGAAGGCACCATGCTGGCCCACACCGACGGAGGGGTGCCTAACCTCCTTGTAAAGGTGCCGAAAATAAACGAGTACTACTATGGTCAAATGGTCTACTTTTTTGAAAAGGCATGCGGAATCAGTGGCTATCTTTTAGGGGTGAATCCCTTTAATCAGCCGGGTGTAGAGGCATATAAGAAAAATATGTTTGCTCTCTTGGGAAAATCAGGCTATGAAAAGGAAAAGGCTGAGTTAGAAAAGAGGTTAAAGGGGAATTAAATTTAAGGGGTGGCCGCTCCACCCCTTATAATAACTTGCTTAAAAACTCCCGGGTACGGGGGTGCTTAGGATTGCTGAAAATCACTTGGGGAGAATCTTCTTCAATGATTCTGCCATTGTCCATAAAGACCACCCGGTCGGATACTTCCCTGGCGAAACTCATTTCATGGGTAACCACAACCATTGTCATACCGTCCCTGGCCAAGTCTTTGATAACAGCCAGCACCTCTCCTACCAGCTCTGGGTCCAATGCGCTGGTGGGTTCGTCAAACAGCATGGCCTTGGGATGCATGGCAAGGGCCCTGGCAATGGCCACCCGCTGCTGCTGACCGCCGGAAAGTTGACTGGGGTATGAATCTGCCTTATCTGATAAGCCCACTTTAGCCAGCAGTTCCTCTGCCCGGGACCGAGCCTCTGCCTTAGGCATTTTGCTTACAGTTAATGGGCCTTCCATAACGTTTTGCAGTGCAGTTTGGTGGGGGAATAAGTTAAACCGCTGAAAAACCATGCCCACTTGACTGCGCAGTTTGGCAATGTTTTTTCTGCTATCGTCAACCAAGCGGCCATCGGGCCGCTTTACTTTGCCCACCGGCTGCCCATCTATGGTGATGTAGCCCCTATCAATTGTTTCTAAATAATTAAGACAGCGCAAAAAGGTACTCTTACCGGAGCCGCTGGGGCCGATTATTACCACCACTTCACCCTGGTTGACGGTTAAACTGACATCCTTTAAAACTTCTAAACTGCCAAAACTCTTGTAAATATTTTCTGCTTTAATCATGGGCAAGCTCACCTTTCTGTATTGTCACCGTCAGATAGTGCAAATCTTTTTTCCAGGCGTCCCAGAAGATAAATAAATACTGTGGTTAGGGCTAGGTATATTGCTGCCACTGCAAGGTATATTTCCATTGAACGGAAATAGGTGGTATTTAACAAAACCCCTGTTCTGGTTAATTCCACCATGGTAATTACCGAAACCAGTGCGGTGTCTTTCATTAACAAAATAAATTCGTTGCCCATGGGCGGGATTAACCGACGATAGGTTTGGGGTATAATAATTCTGCGCATGGCCTGGGGATAGGACATGCCCAGGGACAGGGCCGCTTCCATTTGGCCTTTATCAATGGATTGAATACCTGCCCTGATAATCTCGGCTATATAGGCGCCGCCGCAGATGCTTAGTCCCATAATTGCCGCTGTCTGGGGACTTAATTGAATACCTATGTGCGCCAAACCGTAGTACAGTATATACAACTGAACAAGAAGGGGGATTCCCCGGATGATCCAGGTATAAACCCCCCCAATTATTACCAAAATTTTAAAGCGCGAAATTTTCATTAGGGCAATGAACAACCCAATTAAGGTCCCGAAAAAGATTGCAGCCACTGATAATTCAATTGTTATTATTGCACCTTTAAACAGTACTGGAAGTATTTTTAGATAAAACTCGATGTCAATTGGGCCGAATTGCATTGTTTCACCCCGTTAATATTTTACTTAAGCTTCCGGAGACAAGTCAGCACCTTGGAACCACTTCTGGGAAATAGCGCTGAGGGTACCGTCTGCCATCATTTCAGTCAGAACCTCATTAATTGCTTCTCTTAGATCTGTATCTTCCTTACGAACACCGATGCCGTAATAATCGTCCACTAAAGGTTCGCCGGCAATTTTATAAGTATCGGGCTTAAGTTCCATGAAGTGAACGGCTGTGGTTAAGTCAACAACAATTACGTCAACCCGACCAAGGGCAAGATCCTGGAATGCTTCGGGATACTGGTCGTACAGCCTAACGTCTTCTAAACCTAACTCCTGGCAAGCCAGGTAGCCGGAGCTGCCGGTTTGGGTGGCAACAACTTTGCCCTTCATATCGTCACCAACCACTATATCGTCGTTGTCTGCCAGTACCACCATGCCAATGCCGGCTTCAACGTAGTGTCTGGTAAAGTCAATTTCTTGTTTACGCTCCTCGGTGATGCTCATGCCGGAAAGAATAATGTCAAACTGTTTAGATTTTAGTGCACCCATTACGCCGCCCCACTCGGTGGGCACCCACTGGATTTCTACGCCAAGACGTTTGGCAATTTCTTCACCCATATCGATGTCGTATCCAACCAGGTTGTTATTTTCATCACGGTATCCCATTGGTGCAAAGGTGTCGTCTAATCCGGCCACCAGAACCCCTTTTTCTTGAATTAATTCTAAAGTAGTCTTTTCGGTTTCTTGTCCGGACTGCTCGTCCGACGGCTGATCGCTGCCGCCGCAGCCCATGGCCACCAATGCCAGGCCTAAAACAAGCACCATTAGCCATAAATACTTGGTTCTCCGCATTTCTCTCCATCTCCTCCTAATAATAAAAGTTTCCCATTAACAGTTTAACTAACTAAAGAATTAAAGTCAATACTTAATACACCCTGTACAAAAAATAATCACCCAGCGGGAAAAAGGGAAAATATAACAAGGTGTCGAAAAATATAGTTAATAACATTCATAAGGTGTGTTTCAATGGATAACAAAATTTTTGCATTGGATATTGGTACCCGCAGTGTTATTGGTGTGGCAGTGGTACCGGAAGATGACAAATTAAAAATTCTGGCCCAATACTGCCTAGAGCATGACAGCAGGGCCATGTATGACGGTCAAATACATGATATTCCAAAGGTTGCCAAGGGTGTAGCTAAAGTAAAGGAAGAGTTAGAAAAGAAACTGGGCTGTAAGTTGGAAAGGGTGGCAATAGCCGCCGCCGGCAGGTCCTTAAAAACCAGAATTGCCCGGGTGGAAATGTCTGTTGAAGAGCATGCCGAGATTGATTCAGTCCTTGTTCAAAGCCTGGAAATGAGCGGATTGCAGAAGGCCCAGCAAGAATTAGCCGCAGAAAATAAAGAAGATACCTATTATTACTGTGTGGGCCATACGGTGCTCAGCTACTACTTAAATGGTTATGCCATTGCAAATTTGCTGGGGCACAGCGGCAAGACCATTGGGGCAGAAATACTTGCCACCTTTCTACCCGATTCGGTGGTTAACAGTTTGTACAGTGTATTGCACAAGGTGGGACTGGAGCCAACCGGTTTAACACTGGAACCCATTGCCGCCATTGATTTAGCCATTCCTGAAGACGTGCGCACATTAAACTTAGCCCTGGTGGATATAGGTGCCGGAACCGCTGACATAGCCATTACCAATGACGGTACAATTTCTGCCTATGGTATGGTGCCGGTGGCAGGTGACGAAATTACCGAGGCAATTATTGAAAACTTTTTAGTGGATTTTAAAACTGCTGAAAATATCAAAAGGCAGTTGAAGAAGAAAAAGAAAATTACCTATACAGACATTTTAGGCATAAAAAACACCGTAGCCGGCGGCGATATCATTCAAGCCCTGGAACCCGCCTTGGACCACTTAACTAAAAGCATAGCAGAGGAAATAATAAGGCTAAACGGGGGTAAACCGCCCAAAACAGTCTTTTGTATAGGCGGAGGTGCTCAATCGCCCCAGTTAAGCGATAAACTGGCCCAATTGTTAAACCTGCCTAAAATGAGGGTGGCCGTTCGGGGCAGGGATATGCTGAGCAAGGTGCTGAAAGTTGAAAAAGACCCCATTGGTGGGCCGGAAGGGGTAACAGTTTTGGGTATAGCCAATATGGCACTTAAAAAGGTATCCCGTGATTTTATCACTGTTAAGGTTAATGGGCAGGACTTTAGTTTATTTAATTTTAAGGATATGACGGTGGCCAACGTACTGGGTTTGGTTGATTTTAACCCCCGTGACCTAATTGCTTCTAACGGCAAAAACCTTACCTTTACGCTGAACGGACAAAAAAAGCAAATATACGGGGCTTTAGGCACACCCGCCCGTATAACCGTTAATAACAAAGCCGCCAATATTCAGACCTTGGTCAAAGACGGGGACCGCATCCAAATTATTAAAGCAAAACCCGGTGCCAATGCAAAACTGACGCTGGGTGAATTGATATCCTCACAAAATTTGCCTAAGGGAAGTTATAAAATAACAGTTAACGGCAAACCGGAAAGTGAAGACTATCAAGTGCAAAATGATGATGCCGTTGAAATTATTGAAGAACAAGAAAGTAGCCGGCCAAATACCCGGCAGGAAAGGGGAATAACCGTAACTGTAAACGGTGAACAGGTAAAATTGGTGGGTGTAGAAAAACCGGTCTTTGTAGATATATTTAACTTTATTGACTTTGATGTGCGGCGCATTAGCGGCCCCGTGAAGATAACGGTGAACGGAAAAGCGGCTGAGTATACCCAACCGCTTATGGAAGGCGATGTGATCCAAATTGACTGACAAAAAACGGAAGGAAATCAAGTCAAGGGCATATGCTTTACCTTGACACTGCGGTCATTCCAGAGCAGCCGTACCACCTGTTCCACCGTTTCTTGAGAAGCACTGGTATAAAATAATTCCTTACCCGGTTTAGTAGTGTCATGGCAGCTGAGCTTCATTTGTTTCAGTAAGCGTGCCGTTTGCCTGGCCACCGCTTTACCGGTGTCGATTATTGTAATATTTGGTCCCACTATGTTTTCAATCAGGGGCCTTAAAAAAGGATAGTGGGTACAACCTAAAACAATGGTATCGGCATTTTGCTCCAATAAAGGATTAAGATATTTTACTAGGAGCTGCTCTGCTTCGTTACCCTGTATTTTTCCTTTCTCCACCAACTCCACTAAACCCGGTGCCGGTTGAGTTATCACAGCGGTCTTGTGGCAATACCTGGCCACCAATGATGAAAACCGGTCACCGGACAAGGTTACTCCCGTTGCCAACACTCCTATGGTGCCTGATTTGGTGGCGGCCACCGCAGGCTTCACCGCAGGCTCCACACCAACCACCGGTACCTGGTAACGCTGTCGGATATCATCCAGCGATACTATTGAAGCGGTGTTGCAGGCTACCACCAAGAGTTTTGCCCCTTGGGAGAGCAAAAAATCACACAAAGAAAAAACCCTTTTTTTGATATCTGCAGGCGGCTTTTCACCGTAAGGGCAATAGGCAGAATCGGCATAATACAGCATATCTTCATTGGGTAATAGATTGCGTATTTCCCTGGCTATGGACAGCCCTCCAACACCGGAGTCAAAAATACCGATGGGTGATTGCTGGGGCATTGATTATACACCTCTTAATTTTCCAGATATTTTATATTATAACCCGGTGCCAGTGTTGTAGCAACTTTAAGCCCTCCTTGCTGAAATTAATCAAAAGATACCAGTTATGGTGATTTAAGATTATGAAGATAATAAATATTGAAAGGAGGCAAAAAATGTACAGCACAAAGGAATTGGGTATCAGAGTAAGGGAAGCCAGGCGGCAGCGCAGCAAAAAAAGCGGAGAAGATTTTTCCCAAAGAAAATTGGCTTATAAAATAGGAGAGACAACCAAGTGGGTAAGAAGGTTAGAAAGCGGTGAATTTTATCCCGACTGGGATGCCTTAAATTTTATTGCAGACGTATGTGGGGTAGATATAGAGTACTTAACCGGAGAAAGTTTCGAAGATGAGATTGAATACGAAGAGGCTACCCAAGGCGGCAGGGTGGCCGGCAGAATAAGCGAGGACCAACTAAGGGTGTAAAAACAGCGAGCTCATGGCTCGCTGTTTTACGCACACACCGCTTTATTATTTCTTAGCTGCAGTTAAACGTTTATTAACATCCTCCCAGTTAATTAAATTCCACCAGGCCTCCACAAAGGCGGCGCGCTTATTTTGATACTTCAAGTAGTAGGCATGTTCCCATACATCGCAGGCCAGCAGGGGCACTACCCCCCACTGGGTAAGGTTTTGGTGTTTTTCTGCGGTTAGTATTTCCAGCTTACCAAACTGTGGATTCCAGCACAGCAGAGCCCAGCCGGACCCTTCCACTGCCACCGCCGCTGCAGAGAACTGCTTTTTAAAAATTTCAAAACTTCCGAAATCTTTATTGATTTGCTCTGCAACAGAGCCCACTGCCGGTCCACCGGCCTGGGGTGCCATGTTTTCCCAAAAGAGGCTGTGCAGAAGGTGCCCCGAGCCGTGAAAGGCTAACTCCCTTTCCCAATGCTTTATTAGGGCAAAATCACCTTTTTCGCGAGCTTCAGCTAATTTTGCCTCTGCATTGTTTAAACCGTCAACGTAGGCTTTATGGTGGACATCATGGTGCAGGCGTACCGTTTGTTCATCGTAGTAAGGCTCCAGCCCGTCGTAGGCGTAAGGTAAAGGTGGCAGTTGATGTTTCATAAAATCACTCCTTATTGGCATGTAATTCCATTCCAACATATTATATAATAAAATCGGTTTATTCTCCACCGCTGACCTTGCTAATAGGAAAATAAACAGTAAGGGTGAATAGGTGACAGTATAACTCTCAATAATGGTGGTGTAAATAATGGTTGTTATCCTTGCCGGCGGACCTATAAAGGATTACCAAAGGATAAAAAAATTAATAAAAGAGGGCTGCCGTATAATTTGCGCTGACGGCGGCGCAGTGCATGCCAAAGCAATGGGTGTAAAACCGGACCTAATAATTGGTGATATGGATTCTGTGTCGGAAGAAGTATTGCAGCACTATCGATTGAACGGTGTGGAGACTTGCCCTTTTCCCCGGGAAAAGGATGAAGTGGACACCGAACTGGCGATAGAAAAGGCAGTCAAGCTGGGCTGCCGGGAAATACTTTTATTAGGCGCCACAGGGGGAAGAATTGACCATACCCTGGGCAATATCCATCTCTTGGTGAAGGCGGCTAATCTAGGGGTTAAGGCCACCATGGTTGATGAGCGGCATCGCATATCCCTGGCCACAGCCCAGCAGGGGGTGAAAATATGCGGCCCCATAGGTGGCCTGGTATCACTGCTGCCCCTCACCACTGAGGTGACCGGTGTGACCAGCACCGGTTTGAAGTGGGAACTAAATGACGGCAGTTTTAGGATAGGCAAACCCTTTGGTATCAGCAATGAGCTTGTGGATACCGCTGCCCTTGTCAGTGTAAAGGAAGGGATACTGGCGGTGATAGAGGTATTGAATGAAGAAAAATAATCTAGATGCATGATCCGGCGGACTTTGTGTCCGCTTTTTTTATCTCCTTTTTTTCTGTGCCCTTTGGGCCTCCCGGCATATGCCATCCCCAACATTCCCCTGTCTAAAGAATGTGTAAAGCAGTCCTCTGCGGTAACTACCCAATCATTGGAAATTTAATACAGGATATAGCAACATTTACAACCTTCGCAAATATACTACAGAAAACCCCAATTTACATCAGTACCTAGAAAAGACTAAATCGGTTCAATACTTATAAAAATTTAAAGTGGTGATTAAATGATTGGTATTGCATTAATAGGTTGTGGCGCTTGGGGCAGTGCATACCTGCGCACCCTTACTAAAATCAAGGGCGCTAACTTGCTTTATGTTTGTGACAAAAACCTTGCAACTTTAGAGGCTGTGGCCCAAAGACATCCCCGGGTAATAACAACCGATAATTACAAATTGATATTGCGAGACCCCAAGGTGCAGGCGGTGATTGTGGCCACCCCTGCTGTCACCCACTACAGTATTGCAGCGGATTGCCTAGCCAATGACAAGGCGGTTTTGGTGGAAAAACCCATAACCGATAATGTCAAGGACGCAAAGGATTTGGTGCGGTTATCCGTGGCAAAGGATCAAATTCTTATGATCGGGCATTTAATGGAATACCACCCTGCGGTGGAAAGGCTTAAGGAGTATGTAAGGGCTGGCGCCTTTGGCAGCCTAAAATATATACACTGTGAGCGCACCAATTGCAATGTGAGCCGGCAGGATATAAATGTAATATCAGATTTGGCGGTACATGACTTTACCGTATTGCTTTATCTTTTAGACAGCCGGCCAAGATGGGTATCTGCCAGGGGCAGAAAATGGCTTGATGGCTCACCCTTAGCCACTGTACTGATTGATATGGGTTTTCCCAATGACCTGCTGGTACACCTTCATACCAATTGGCATTACCCCCTGAAGACAAGGAAGATCAGCATTATTGGCGACAAAATGATGGCTTTATTTGATGACACCCGCAGGGAAAATGAGAAGTTGACAATTCTAAGGGAGGGCAAAAAGGAACTTGAAAATATAATTCTACCAAGGGAAACGCCCTTATATCGCCAATGTACCCACTTTGTGGACTGTGTTATTGAGCACAGGCAACCCCGCACCTGCGGCAGTGATGCAATAAGGGTAATGGAATTAATAGAGGCCATCGAGCAGGCCATTGAGACAAATAGCACAGTGTATTTGTAAAGGAGAAGCCATGGAGGTTAGATATTTTCAAGCGGAGGATACCGGCCTTTGGGAGCGTTTTGTGCGTGATGCCAGAAACGGCACCATTATGCAGCAGCGAAAATTTTTAACCTATCATCCCCGGGAACGTTTTCAAGACTGTTCACTGTTAGTATTTAACAAGAAAAACCACCTATTGGCAGTTGTGCCGGCGGCAATTAAAGCCGAACAAAAGGGGAACAAGATACTCTGCTCGCACCCGGGAAGCTCCCACGGTGGTCTTATTGTGGGTCATAACACAAAAACGGCTTGTATGTTGGAAATAGTGAGAAACATTAAAGAGTTTTGCCGGCACCGGGGCTTTCAAGCCATTGAGTTAAAGATGGTTCCGAGGATATATCACAGGTGGCCCTGTGATGATGTGGACTTTGCCCTGAGGTATATGGGAGCAAAAATATATAAGACTGAGTTGGCCACAGTACTGCCATTACAGTCTTACCATCATAAAAAGGCCAACAGCACAACGATGCGCAATGTGCGCAAGGCACTAAAAAACAACCTAAAGTTCAAAGAGTCCGCCGACCTAAAAAGCTATTGGTCAATCCTCTGTAATAATCTTAAAGTTCGCCATAACACCTCACCAACCCATAGCTATGACGAAATGGTGGATTTAATGAAAAGATTTAAAAACAAAATCAAACTTTTTGCTGTTTACTTGGGTGAAAGATTAATTGCCGGGTCGGTTGTTTTCATACTCAATGAAAGGGCGGTTAATTGTTTTTATATTGCCCACGATGAAGGTTACCAACAATACCGACCCCTTAACCTGCTCTTTTATCAACTAATCCATTGGGGTAAACAGGAAAACTTTCAATACCTTGATTGGGGAATTTCCACCGAACAGGGGGGAAGCAAAATAAATGAGGGTTTGTTTAATTTTAAGGAAGGCTTTGGGGGCAGGGGAATGCTGCGAGAGACCTACAGGATTGATTTGAAATAGAGAACATTTGGATGAACGGAGGTCGCCCTATGCGCATATTGTTTGTGGATTGTGACCCCCAGTATGTCAATGGTTTGCCAAGCGGCTTAAGGCAGCTGGGGTGCGACGTAATGGTTTTAAGTTCATTGGAGAAAGATGACTTTAAATTGACATTTGACTTGTTTCAACCCCATGTATTGTTTACGGCAGGTTGGACCAAGCTCCACACCCGTACCAACTTAGAAATGCTTGGTGAATACACCGTTAATAAAAATATCATTCACGCCTATTGGGCCACCGAAGACCCCCGGTGGACAGAAAAATGGTCCGTGCCCTTTGTGAAAAGGGCTAAACCGACCCATGTCTTTACCATCGACCCTGATTCGGTATCCCTATATCAAAAAATGGGCTTGGTGGCCTCATATTTGCCCTGGGCTTGTAATCCGGAATACCACCGTCCCGTTCCGCCTAAGGAAGAATATAAATGCGACCTTGCGGTGGTGGCCACCGCAGGGATAACCTGGCAAGGCTTTAGGCGTAAGGCAGTGAAATTGCTCATTAAGCCCTTGGTGGAAAGAGAATACAACATAAAAATATGGGGTGCCCGCTGGGAACAATTGAACAGTGACATAGTGGGCTTTAGTGTGCCGGATAAATACCTGTGCGGCAAACTTCCTTACCATGAAACCAATGCCGTATATAGCTCGGCCAAAATTGTGCTGGGTATACAAAACCGTACCGACGAGCTTAATTCCCGCACCTTTGAAATAATGGCAGCCGGAGGTTTTATGCTGGCCCCGGATACTGAAGCCATTAGGGCTCACTTTACCCCTGGGCAGCACCTGGCGGTTTCGGGCTCTGAAGAGCAGACAATTGAAACGGTGGACTACTACTTAAATAATGATGCCTTACGGCATAAAGTTGCCCGGCAGGGCCGGCAGAAGGTCATTACAGAGCATAACTACCGCAACCGCGCCAAAGAGGTGCTGGCAGTTTTAACCGGAGGGTAATAAGGTGCAAACCACACTGAAGAAGCCTGTGTGCTGTGAGGGTATAGATATTACCGGCACCACCTGGGCAAGTGTAACCCTTAAACCTGCGCCTCCGGATCACGGAATAGTTTTTTATCGCGATGACCTTCCGGCCAGCCCCCCGGTGCACTGCAATGCCCGCAATGCCACAGTGGACAGCCGCTGGACCTCCCTGGAGGAAAAGGGTGTCAGGGTGGAGCATACCGAGCACCTGCTTGCGGCAATTGGGGGTTTAGGTATAGATAACCTGGAAGTGAGGATGAATTGTGCCAGCATCCCGGTGGTTGACGGTTACAGTTGCAGTGATTTTGTGCGGAGCATACTAAAGGCCGGCCTAAGAAAACAGCGGGGATCTGAGCGCTGCATAGAAATTAAGGGACGTTACCTGCTGCAGGGCCAATTTAGCTACAATGGCAAAAATTACGACCGCTACCTGGCGGTATTGCCGGCAAAGCATTTGGAGTTGACCTATATACTGGACTACCCCGACCGCTCCCTGCCCACCCAGCTGGCCCACAGTATAATCACCCCAGAGGTCTTTACCGAGGAACTGGCCAATGCCCGCTCCTTTATCAGTGAGAGGGAGTACCGAGAGGTGTCGGCAATGATTGGTAAGGGCACCGAATCCTTGCTGGTTTTTTCTGCCAGGGATGGCGGTCTTGGCAGCTTAAGGTGGCCCAATGAGCCTGCAAGACATAAGTTGGTTGACCTGTTAGGTGATTTAAGGGTTGCCGGTCAAAGGATTAAAGGAAAATTCATTGCCTTTCGCAGTGGTCACCAATTAAACATTGAAATGGTGAAAGAAATTATAAAGAATGAAGGTGGTAACATATGATTCCCATTGCACAACCTCAATTGGGTGTAGAGGAAATGCTAAAGGTGGTTGAAGTTATTAACAGTGGCATGCTGGCCGCAGGCTCGTATGTAAAAGAGTTTGAAAGGGAATTTGCCCGCTACCATAATATCAAACATGCGGTGGCCACTTCCTCGGGAACGGCCGCACTGCATGCCATTTTGCAGGCCCTTGGCATATCTAAAGGTGATAAAGTCTTAACCACACCTTTTTCTTTTGTGGCATCTGCTAACTCAATAATATACTGCGGTGCCAGGCCAGTTTTTGTGGATATCGATGCCGAAAGCTACAGTATTTCCCCTCAAGCCCTGGCCCAGGCCATAAAGGATAACCCGGATGCCAAAGCCCTTTTATTGGTGCATATTTTCGGTCAGCCGGCAGAGATGGATGAAATCGTACAACTGGCAAAAGGCAACAAGCTTCTTCTCATTGAAGACTGCGCCCAGGCCCACGGTGCCAGCTATGAGGGAAAAAAGGTGGGCACCTTTGGGGATGCCGCAGCATTTAGTTTTTATCCCACCAAAAACATCACCTGCGGTGAAGGGGGCATGGTGATAACTGACAGGGAGGATGTTGCCCATAGGGTGCGCATGTTTATAAACCATGGTCAGCGGGAGCGTTACCACCATGAAAGCTTGGGCTATAATTTTCGCATGACCAATATCCATGCTGCCATTGGCATAGAGCAGCTTAAAAAACTGAACCATTTTAATCAAAAGAGAATTGAAAATGCTGAGTATTACTTAAAAGAAATAAAAAATCCTGAAATAAAATTGCCCAGCCCATCGGTAAAGGGCACCCATGTGTATCACCAGTTTACCATACAAGTAAATCAGCGGG
This genomic interval carries:
- a CDS encoding UDP-3-O-acyl-N-acetylglucosamine deacetylase gives rise to the protein MQTTLKKPVCCEGIDITGTTWASVTLKPAPPDHGIVFYRDDLPASPPVHCNARNATVDSRWTSLEEKGVRVEHTEHLLAAIGGLGIDNLEVRMNCASIPVVDGYSCSDFVRSILKAGLRKQRGSERCIEIKGRYLLQGQFSYNGKNYDRYLAVLPAKHLELTYILDYPDRSLPTQLAHSIITPEVFTEELANARSFISEREYREVSAMIGKGTESLLVFSARDGGLGSLRWPNEPARHKLVDLLGDLRVAGQRIKGKFIAFRSGHQLNIEMVKEIIKNEGGNI
- a CDS encoding GNAT family N-acetyltransferase produces the protein MRQIAQCICKGEAMEVRYFQAEDTGLWERFVRDARNGTIMQQRKFLTYHPRERFQDCSLLVFNKKNHLLAVVPAAIKAEQKGNKILCSHPGSSHGGLIVGHNTKTACMLEIVRNIKEFCRHRGFQAIELKMVPRIYHRWPCDDVDFALRYMGAKIYKTELATVLPLQSYHHKKANSTTMRNVRKALKNNLKFKESADLKSYWSILCNNLKVRHNTSPTHSYDEMVDLMKRFKNKIKLFAVYLGERLIAGSVVFILNERAVNCFYIAHDEGYQQYRPLNLLFYQLIHWGKQENFQYLDWGISTEQGGSKINEGLFNFKEGFGGRGMLRETYRIDLK
- a CDS encoding CgeB family protein; this encodes MRILFVDCDPQYVNGLPSGLRQLGCDVMVLSSLEKDDFKLTFDLFQPHVLFTAGWTKLHTRTNLEMLGEYTVNKNIIHAYWATEDPRWTEKWSVPFVKRAKPTHVFTIDPDSVSLYQKMGLVASYLPWACNPEYHRPVPPKEEYKCDLAVVATAGITWQGFRRKAVKLLIKPLVEREYNIKIWGARWEQLNSDIVGFSVPDKYLCGKLPYHETNAVYSSAKIVLGIQNRTDELNSRTFEIMAAGGFMLAPDTEAIRAHFTPGQHLAVSGSEEQTIETVDYYLNNDALRHKVARQGRQKVITEHNYRNRAKEVLAVLTGG
- a CDS encoding thiamine diphosphokinase; amino-acid sequence: MVVILAGGPIKDYQRIKKLIKEGCRIICADGGAVHAKAMGVKPDLIIGDMDSVSEEVLQHYRLNGVETCPFPREKDEVDTELAIEKAVKLGCREILLLGATGGRIDHTLGNIHLLVKAANLGVKATMVDERHRISLATAQQGVKICGPIGGLVSLLPLTTEVTGVTSTGLKWELNDGSFRIGKPFGISNELVDTAALVSVKEGILAVIEVLNEEK
- a CDS encoding DegT/DnrJ/EryC1/StrS family aminotransferase, yielding MIPIAQPQLGVEEMLKVVEVINSGMLAAGSYVKEFEREFARYHNIKHAVATSSGTAALHAILQALGISKGDKVLTTPFSFVASANSIIYCGARPVFVDIDAESYSISPQALAQAIKDNPDAKALLLVHIFGQPAEMDEIVQLAKGNKLLLIEDCAQAHGASYEGKKVGTFGDAAAFSFYPTKNITCGEGGMVITDREDVAHRVRMFINHGQRERYHHESLGYNFRMTNIHAAIGIEQLKKLNHFNQKRIENAEYYLKEIKNPEIKLPSPSVKGTHVYHQFTIQVNQRDAFIAYLKNQGIGCAVHYPIIIPKQKLYREKLAYTGSWPVAEQLAKRCVSIPIHPGVSPQQRKYIAEVVDNYG
- a CDS encoding Gfo/Idh/MocA family protein — translated: MIGIALIGCGAWGSAYLRTLTKIKGANLLYVCDKNLATLEAVAQRHPRVITTDNYKLILRDPKVQAVIVATPAVTHYSIAADCLANDKAVLVEKPITDNVKDAKDLVRLSVAKDQILMIGHLMEYHPAVERLKEYVRAGAFGSLKYIHCERTNCNVSRQDINVISDLAVHDFTVLLYLLDSRPRWVSARGRKWLDGSPLATVLIDMGFPNDLLVHLHTNWHYPLKTRKISIIGDKMMALFDDTRRENEKLTILREGKKELENIILPRETPLYRQCTHFVDCVIEHRQPRTCGSDAIRVMELIEAIEQAIETNSTVYL
- a CDS encoding superoxide dismutase, which produces MKHQLPPLPYAYDGLEPYYDEQTVRLHHDVHHKAYVDGLNNAEAKLAEAREKGDFALIKHWERELAFHGSGHLLHSLFWENMAPQAGGPAVGSVAEQINKDFGSFEIFKKQFSAAAVAVEGSGWALLCWNPQFGKLEILTAEKHQNLTQWGVVPLLACDVWEHAYYLKYQNKRAAFVEAWWNLINWEDVNKRLTAAKK